In the Bacillota bacterium genome, ATCAGCAGGCCGACGGCGGCGAAGGTCAGGTTGATCAGGAGGCCGCCGAGAGACAGCATCCATAGGGCCTTGGCGCTGTATGGCCCGCTCTTGACGAGCTCGACGGTGATGTAGGCGGCGATGGCCTGGACCACGTTCAGGGCGACGACGTAGATCAGCGCCGCGGCCGTCTTCTGGGTGACCAGGCTGGTCCGGGTGATCGGCTTGGCCAGGAGGAACTCGATGGTCTTGTCGCTCTCCTCCTTGGCCAGGATGCCCGAGGCCAGCTGAATAGCATAGATGCTGGAGGCCAGGAGGAGGAGGATGGTCCCCTCGGTGGCGTAGAAGCCGAGGACGTCGGCAAAGTTGAGCTTATCCAGGCTGAAGGCCGAGAGCATCGCCTTCGGGAAGGCCTCGAAGAACTTCGAGAGGTCCTTGCCCTGCGCGACCATGCTCGGGAAGACGCTCATGATCAGGGCGAGGTACCCGACGATGCTGGCTGTCCAGATGGCCCAGGAGCGGAAGTTGCGCCTGATTTCGCGCTTGAAGACGGTCATCTCACTTCTCCTCCCGCTCGTAGTAGTGGAGGAAAATCTCCTCAAGCGAGGGCTCCTCCATCCAGACGTTCTCCAGGTCGGGCGCCTCGGCCAGGGTCCGCAGGAGGCCGTTGATCTTGCCGCGGTAGAGGAACTCGACCGTGCGGTCATGGACCTTCAGGTCGTCGGCGCCGGCCGGCTTGAAGGCGGCCGCCCGGTCCGGTGAGCCCAGCTCGACCTTGACCTTGCGATACCGACTCGTCCGCAGCTTGTCGATGTCCTCGACCCGCAGCAGGCGGCCGTCCTTGATGATCCCGACCCGGTGGCAGAGCCGCTGGACCTCGCTGAGGATGTGGGACGAGAAGAAGATGGTCGTCCCCCGCTGGTTCTCCTCCTCGAGGACCTTGAAGAAGCGCGACTGCATCAGCGGGTCCAGCCCGGCCGACGGTTCGTCGCAGACGAGCACCTTGGGCCGGTGCTGGAGGGCCTGGAGGATGGCGACCTTGCGGCGGTTGCCGAAGGACAGGTCCTCGATCCGGCGGTCCAGCTCGACCTCGAAGAGGGTGGCCAGCTCCTTCATCCGGGGGGTGTGGTCCCCCGGGTAGAACTTGGCCGAGTAGTCCAGCAGGTCGCGAACCCGCATGTCGTCGTAGTAGGCGACCTCGGAGGGGATGTAGCCGACGTCCTTCTTGATCTCCCGGGTATCCCGCTGGCAGTCGAGACCGAAGATCGACGCCGTGCCCTTGGTCGGGTGGATGAAGTCCAGCAGGGTGCGGATGGTCGTCGACTTGCCGGCCCCGTTCGGGCCGATGAAGCCGAAGAACTCTCCCTCACCGACCTTCAGGTTCAGGCCGACGATGCCGCGCGACTTCCCGTAGTACTTGGTCAGGTCGCTGGTCTGGATGGCGGCGGTCATGGTTGAAAGCCTCCTTAGCAGTTCGCCCGATTAGGGTCCCGATTGCCTGGGCCCGATTGCGAGCCGATTGACCAGGTGGTCAACGAGTCTCCATGGGAGATTATAGCGCCGGTTGACCAGGTGGTCAATAGCGATTTAGCA is a window encoding:
- a CDS encoding ABC transporter ATP-binding protein, producing the protein MTAAIQTSDLTKYYGKSRGIVGLNLKVGEGEFFGFIGPNGAGKSTTIRTLLDFIHPTKGTASIFGLDCQRDTREIKKDVGYIPSEVAYYDDMRVRDLLDYSAKFYPGDHTPRMKELATLFEVELDRRIEDLSFGNRRKVAILQALQHRPKVLVCDEPSAGLDPLMQSRFFKVLEEENQRGTTIFFSSHILSEVQRLCHRVGIIKDGRLLRVEDIDKLRTSRYRKVKVELGSPDRAAAFKPAGADDLKVHDRTVEFLYRGKINGLLRTLAEAPDLENVWMEEPSLEEIFLHYYEREEK
- a CDS encoding ABC transporter permease subunit translates to MTVFKREIRRNFRSWAIWTASIVGYLALIMSVFPSMVAQGKDLSKFFEAFPKAMLSAFSLDKLNFADVLGFYATEGTILLLLASSIYAIQLASGILAKEESDKTIEFLLAKPITRTSLVTQKTAAALIYVVALNVVQAIAAYITVELVKSGPYSAKALWMLSLGGLLINLTFAAVGLLISVFVTKIKSLYPLGLGLVLGAYMLNVTAKLTEKLDVLKWFSPFSYADTADLVTKQSITPVHWVLFAVLIVGSVAATYVFYNRKDITV